In Harmonia axyridis chromosome X, icHarAxyr1.1, whole genome shotgun sequence, a single window of DNA contains:
- the LOC123685761 gene encoding deoxynucleoside kinase-like isoform X3, with protein sequence MGSIRKYIVNMANNLICAESKKSRPFTVIVEGNIGCGKTTFLNYFKKHKNICVLSEPIDLWRDCKGHNLLGHMYSDPKKWSFTFQSYVQLTMLNHHVLPTPCPVKLMERSIYSARYCFVEKMKRDELLSKPSAAVIDEWFQWLTKNTPINVDLIVYLRSSPEVVYRRMMERNRSEEKSVPFEYLESLHQLHEEWLYYKTLHHCPARVLTLDANLDLESIEEEYGKFEPHIWNLGILNSN encoded by the exons atgggtTCAATAA gaaaataTATAGTGAATATGGCTAACAATTTAATTTGTGCAGAAAGTAAGAAAAGCCGCCCTTTCACTGTTATAGTGGAGGGTAATATTGGATGTGGAAAAACGACATTTTTAAACTatttcaaaaaacataaaaatatttgtGTGTTATCAGAACCAATTGATTTATGGAGAGATTGCAAAGGGCACAATTTACTG GGCCATATGTACTCGGATCCGAAGAAATGGAGTTTTACATTTCAATCATATGTTCAACTGACCATGCTGAATCATCATGTCCTTCCAACCCCATGTCCTGTAAAACTGATGGAAAGATCAATTTATAGTGCTAG GTATTGCTTTGTGGAGAAGATGAAGAGGGATGAACTTCTTTCAAAGCCATCAGCAGCTGTTATAGACGAGTGGTTTCAGTGGCTAACCAAAAATACACCAATCAATGTAGATCTCATTG ttTATTTGAGATCTTCTCCTGAAGTGGTGTATAGAAGAATGATGGAAAGAAATAGATCAGAAGAGAAATCAGTGCCATTTGAGTATCTTGAGAGTTTGCATCAGCTTCATGAAGAATGGTTATACTATAAAACTTTACATCATTGCCCAGCCAGAGTTCTCACTTTAGATGCAAATCTAGATCTAGAGTCAATTGAAGAGGAGTATGGTAAATTTGAACCACATATTTGGAATCTAGGTATTCTAAATTCTAATTGA
- the LOC123685761 gene encoding deoxynucleoside kinase-like isoform X4 yields the protein MANNLICAESKKSRPFTVIVEGNIGCGKTTFLNYFKKHKNICVLSEPIDLWRDCKGHNLLGHMYSDPKKWSFTFQSYVQLTMLNHHVLPTPCPVKLMERSIYSARYCFVEKMKRDELLSKPSAAVIDEWFQWLTKNTPINVDLIVYLRSSPEVVYRRMMERNRSEEKSVPFEYLESLHQLHEEWLYYKTLHHCPARVLTLDANLDLESIEEEYGKFEPHIWNLGILNSN from the exons ATGGCTAACAATTTAATTTGTGCAGAAAGTAAGAAAAGCCGCCCTTTCACTGTTATAGTGGAGGGTAATATTGGATGTGGAAAAACGACATTTTTAAACTatttcaaaaaacataaaaatatttgtGTGTTATCAGAACCAATTGATTTATGGAGAGATTGCAAAGGGCACAATTTACTG GGCCATATGTACTCGGATCCGAAGAAATGGAGTTTTACATTTCAATCATATGTTCAACTGACCATGCTGAATCATCATGTCCTTCCAACCCCATGTCCTGTAAAACTGATGGAAAGATCAATTTATAGTGCTAG GTATTGCTTTGTGGAGAAGATGAAGAGGGATGAACTTCTTTCAAAGCCATCAGCAGCTGTTATAGACGAGTGGTTTCAGTGGCTAACCAAAAATACACCAATCAATGTAGATCTCATTG ttTATTTGAGATCTTCTCCTGAAGTGGTGTATAGAAGAATGATGGAAAGAAATAGATCAGAAGAGAAATCAGTGCCATTTGAGTATCTTGAGAGTTTGCATCAGCTTCATGAAGAATGGTTATACTATAAAACTTTACATCATTGCCCAGCCAGAGTTCTCACTTTAGATGCAAATCTAGATCTAGAGTCAATTGAAGAGGAGTATGGTAAATTTGAACCACATATTTGGAATCTAGGTATTCTAAATTCTAATTGA
- the LOC123685761 gene encoding deoxynucleoside kinase-like isoform X2, whose amino-acid sequence MIRRAINNLLLRGKYIVNMANNLICAESKKSRPFTVIVEGNIGCGKTTFLNYFKKHKNICVLSEPIDLWRDCKGHNLLGHMYSDPKKWSFTFQSYVQLTMLNHHVLPTPCPVKLMERSIYSARYCFVEKMKRDELLSKPSAAVIDEWFQWLTKNTPINVDLIVYLRSSPEVVYRRMMERNRSEEKSVPFEYLESLHQLHEEWLYYKTLHHCPARVLTLDANLDLESIEEEYGKFEPHIWNLGILNSN is encoded by the exons gaaaataTATAGTGAATATGGCTAACAATTTAATTTGTGCAGAAAGTAAGAAAAGCCGCCCTTTCACTGTTATAGTGGAGGGTAATATTGGATGTGGAAAAACGACATTTTTAAACTatttcaaaaaacataaaaatatttgtGTGTTATCAGAACCAATTGATTTATGGAGAGATTGCAAAGGGCACAATTTACTG GGCCATATGTACTCGGATCCGAAGAAATGGAGTTTTACATTTCAATCATATGTTCAACTGACCATGCTGAATCATCATGTCCTTCCAACCCCATGTCCTGTAAAACTGATGGAAAGATCAATTTATAGTGCTAG GTATTGCTTTGTGGAGAAGATGAAGAGGGATGAACTTCTTTCAAAGCCATCAGCAGCTGTTATAGACGAGTGGTTTCAGTGGCTAACCAAAAATACACCAATCAATGTAGATCTCATTG ttTATTTGAGATCTTCTCCTGAAGTGGTGTATAGAAGAATGATGGAAAGAAATAGATCAGAAGAGAAATCAGTGCCATTTGAGTATCTTGAGAGTTTGCATCAGCTTCATGAAGAATGGTTATACTATAAAACTTTACATCATTGCCCAGCCAGAGTTCTCACTTTAGATGCAAATCTAGATCTAGAGTCAATTGAAGAGGAGTATGGTAAATTTGAACCACATATTTGGAATCTAGGTATTCTAAATTCTAATTGA
- the LOC123685761 gene encoding deoxynucleoside kinase-like isoform X1, which yields MNKHYKKLLLLILNLDNCLQIFFSGKYIVNMANNLICAESKKSRPFTVIVEGNIGCGKTTFLNYFKKHKNICVLSEPIDLWRDCKGHNLLGHMYSDPKKWSFTFQSYVQLTMLNHHVLPTPCPVKLMERSIYSARYCFVEKMKRDELLSKPSAAVIDEWFQWLTKNTPINVDLIVYLRSSPEVVYRRMMERNRSEEKSVPFEYLESLHQLHEEWLYYKTLHHCPARVLTLDANLDLESIEEEYGKFEPHIWNLGILNSN from the exons ATGAATAAACActacaaaaaattattgttacttATTTTAAATCTGGATAATTgccttcaaatatttttttctg gaaaataTATAGTGAATATGGCTAACAATTTAATTTGTGCAGAAAGTAAGAAAAGCCGCCCTTTCACTGTTATAGTGGAGGGTAATATTGGATGTGGAAAAACGACATTTTTAAACTatttcaaaaaacataaaaatatttgtGTGTTATCAGAACCAATTGATTTATGGAGAGATTGCAAAGGGCACAATTTACTG GGCCATATGTACTCGGATCCGAAGAAATGGAGTTTTACATTTCAATCATATGTTCAACTGACCATGCTGAATCATCATGTCCTTCCAACCCCATGTCCTGTAAAACTGATGGAAAGATCAATTTATAGTGCTAG GTATTGCTTTGTGGAGAAGATGAAGAGGGATGAACTTCTTTCAAAGCCATCAGCAGCTGTTATAGACGAGTGGTTTCAGTGGCTAACCAAAAATACACCAATCAATGTAGATCTCATTG ttTATTTGAGATCTTCTCCTGAAGTGGTGTATAGAAGAATGATGGAAAGAAATAGATCAGAAGAGAAATCAGTGCCATTTGAGTATCTTGAGAGTTTGCATCAGCTTCATGAAGAATGGTTATACTATAAAACTTTACATCATTGCCCAGCCAGAGTTCTCACTTTAGATGCAAATCTAGATCTAGAGTCAATTGAAGAGGAGTATGGTAAATTTGAACCACATATTTGGAATCTAGGTATTCTAAATTCTAATTGA